In one Chlamydiales bacterium genomic region, the following are encoded:
- a CDS encoding O-antigen ligase family protein has protein sequence MNALQKIRNARLVVFTIICMSLLFTLTNLIPLSLTFGVLIILLPALLLGQKTWHPILIITSVLLFYFLCWTLIYSPSAFLDYSFYRRDGNVFATLLPIVLFGAMCFPMDVEKLAEYFVYIVSSINFIAALGYKFFGIGQELAGSCYCFMFLTHNAAGGFLAMLSALSLALWLRNKTTPLLLIVIGNLTTLYMSDSRGSVLALVGAVFMHYVLKERHIKKIMTLVVIITVVTISITYTLWDSYGRDLNYSTADMDSIEQNVQLNFERSYTFVDRVLFLWPRAVYLWLYSPVFGTGFGSYNDLPYNLEGLEHIFMINIPKEYIYSDGHAHHTFFHILAETGLLGFLFTLLFLVTMHRFILSLNSSFLRSSLGLMFWVAVWSSMTEHRLFTPSQMLPFTILLGLTLGNERVKSVVLQNIKALKFPLQQYGFLKQIRGIVRK, from the coding sequence GTGAATGCTCTTCAAAAGATTAGAAATGCGCGTCTTGTAGTTTTTACAATCATTTGTATGAGTCTTTTGTTTACTTTAACAAACCTAATACCACTTAGCCTTACATTTGGGGTGCTTATTATTTTATTGCCAGCACTACTATTAGGACAAAAAACATGGCATCCGATTCTTATTATAACGAGTGTTTTGTTGTTTTATTTTTTGTGTTGGACCCTTATATATAGTCCTTCGGCTTTTTTAGATTACTCTTTCTATCGAAGAGATGGCAATGTATTTGCAACTCTTTTGCCCATTGTTCTTTTTGGTGCCATGTGCTTTCCTATGGATGTAGAGAAGCTGGCAGAATATTTTGTTTATATTGTAAGTAGCATTAATTTTATAGCAGCTCTAGGTTATAAGTTTTTTGGCATAGGCCAAGAGCTTGCAGGTTCTTGTTATTGTTTTATGTTTTTAACACATAATGCGGCAGGAGGCTTTTTAGCGATGCTTTCAGCACTTTCTCTGGCATTGTGGCTGCGTAATAAGACGACGCCTTTATTACTGATAGTAATTGGGAATTTGACTACTCTTTACATGTCAGATTCAAGGGGGAGTGTTTTGGCGCTCGTAGGAGCCGTTTTTATGCATTATGTGTTAAAAGAGCGGCATATTAAAAAGATTATGACTTTAGTTGTTATAATCACGGTTGTAACTATAAGCATTACTTATACTTTATGGGATTCTTATGGAAGGGACTTGAATTATTCTACAGCAGACATGGATTCAATAGAACAAAATGTTCAGTTAAATTTTGAGAGAAGTTATACATTCGTTGATAGAGTGCTTTTTTTGTGGCCAAGGGCTGTATATCTATGGTTATATTCTCCTGTTTTTGGAACAGGATTTGGAAGTTATAATGATTTACCCTATAATCTAGAGGGACTAGAACATATTTTTATGATAAATATCCCCAAAGAATACATTTACTCTGATGGACATGCTCATCATACATTCTTTCACATCCTTGCAGAAACAGGCCTCTTGGGGTTTTTATTTACTCTATTATTTCTTGTGACTATGCATCGATTCATCTTAAGTCTAAATTCTTCTTTTCTTCGTAGTAGCCTTGGACTTATGTTTTGGGTGGCAGTTTGGTCTTCGATGACGGAACATAGGCTTTTTACACCCTCCCAAATGTTACCATTTACTATTTTATTAGGATTGACGCTTGGTAATGAAAGAGTAAAGTCTGTAGTATTACAAAATATTAAGGCACTCAAATTCCCGTTGCAGCAATATGGCTTTTTAAAGCAGATTCGTGGTATTGTTAGAAAATGA
- a CDS encoding class I SAM-dependent methyltransferase, with the protein MLCRVCDANHFSLAVDLKDQPWGNHFLSKEEVGKEPYYPLRVIYCHKCKTAQLDFTVKKEVMFTDHTYLSGVTRSLTEHFNQTAIDVDNRFFKGNQEKTMLDIGSNDGSQLACYQNQGFDVLGVESSRRVAQIANEKGLPTVHAFFNLETAEKIDRTFDVINASGVFFHLEELHSVTEAIKKVLKKDGIFVVQFLYMKSIMENVAFDQIYHEHLLFYTLRTIDTLLQRHGLELFDAYLSPIHGGSMIAFVSHKGSKMQTERLLKLKREEEDSGCNELKAYIQFAKRIEILKEENLSYLSYKKSKGKTIYGMGAPVKGNTLLNYFDIGKELLDCLIEKNELRKGLFSPGKHLPILIEKELVSPPDVYYVLAWNFKREILKNNQELIKKGVEFYFPIDPERNV; encoded by the coding sequence ATGCTGTGTCGAGTATGTGATGCAAATCATTTTAGTTTGGCTGTAGATTTAAAAGATCAGCCTTGGGGAAATCATTTTCTTAGCAAAGAAGAAGTAGGAAAAGAGCCATACTATCCTTTGCGTGTTATTTATTGCCATAAATGTAAAACAGCGCAGTTGGATTTTACTGTAAAGAAAGAGGTGATGTTTACGGATCATACCTATCTTTCAGGAGTTACACGTTCTTTAACTGAGCATTTTAATCAAACGGCAATCGATGTAGATAATAGATTTTTTAAGGGTAATCAAGAAAAAACAATGCTAGATATTGGCTCCAACGATGGTAGTCAGCTTGCTTGCTATCAAAATCAGGGATTTGATGTGCTTGGAGTAGAGTCTTCTAGGCGTGTTGCACAGATTGCCAATGAAAAAGGATTGCCAACAGTTCATGCTTTTTTTAATTTGGAAACAGCTGAAAAAATAGATAGAACATTTGATGTGATCAATGCATCGGGTGTTTTTTTCCATTTAGAAGAATTGCACTCAGTTACAGAGGCCATCAAGAAAGTTCTTAAAAAGGATGGCATATTTGTTGTTCAGTTTTTATACATGAAAAGTATCATGGAGAATGTAGCTTTTGATCAGATTTACCATGAACACCTTTTATTTTATACGTTAAGGACGATAGATACCCTTTTGCAGCGTCATGGCTTGGAACTTTTTGATGCTTATTTATCGCCTATTCATGGGGGATCCATGATAGCTTTTGTCTCTCATAAAGGCTCAAAAATGCAGACAGAGAGGCTTTTAAAGCTCAAGAGGGAAGAGGAAGACTCTGGTTGTAATGAGCTTAAAGCTTATATACAGTTTGCAAAACGTATAGAGATTTTAAAGGAAGAGAATTTATCTTATTTGTCTTATAAGAAAAGCAAAGGCAAGACGATTTATGGCATGGGAGCTCCTGTAAAGGGGAATACGCTTCTTAATTATTTTGATATTGGCAAAGAACTTTTAGATTGCCTTATTGAAAAAAACGAATTGAGAAAAGGTCTTTTTAGCCCAGGAAAACACCTTCCTATCTTGATTGAAAAGGAGCTTGTCTCTCCTCCAGATGTTTATTATGTGCTTGCATGGAATTTTAAGCGCGAAATCTTAAAAAATAATCAAGAATTAATAAAAAAAGGCGTTGAATTTTATTTTCCTATTGATCCAGAGAGGAATGTATGA
- a CDS encoding GDP-mannose 4,6-dehydratase — MKILLTGDSGFVGQYVKQHVKQHIDIVLLRDANGNKNGNRIDLCDENKLYSFIALHAIDHVIHLAAQSHVPTSFEDPKRTFEVNFFGTFNLLNALKKAGFKGKFLYVGSSEVYGLVKEEELPIIESQLLKPRNPYAVSKVSAEALCYQWSLSEQFDIVMARPFNHIGPFQSDRFVVSSFAKQIMQIKLKIQEPVIDVGDIYVTRDFTDVRDVVDAYLLLLEKGENSEVYNVCTGVEHSLECILKELLKIAQVDASIGTSKNLMRPSEQRRMRGSFQKLKDHTGWSPKIPFHKTLQDILNGWEKTLCQKEH, encoded by the coding sequence ATGAAGATCCTTTTGACAGGTGATAGTGGTTTTGTTGGGCAATATGTAAAACAACATGTAAAGCAACATATAGATATTGTTCTTTTAAGGGACGCCAACGGAAACAAGAACGGAAATAGGATAGATCTTTGTGATGAGAATAAGCTTTATAGTTTCATTGCATTGCACGCTATCGATCATGTAATTCACTTAGCAGCGCAAAGTCATGTTCCAACATCTTTTGAAGATCCAAAAAGAACTTTTGAAGTGAATTTTTTTGGTACTTTTAATTTATTAAATGCATTAAAAAAAGCAGGATTTAAGGGAAAATTTTTATATGTAGGCTCTTCTGAGGTTTATGGTCTTGTCAAAGAAGAAGAGTTGCCAATTATCGAATCACAACTCTTGAAGCCAAGAAACCCTTACGCAGTAAGCAAAGTGTCTGCAGAGGCGCTTTGTTATCAGTGGAGCCTTTCGGAGCAGTTTGATATAGTGATGGCAAGACCGTTTAATCATATAGGGCCTTTTCAGAGTGATAGATTTGTTGTATCTAGTTTTGCAAAGCAGATCATGCAGATTAAATTGAAAATACAAGAGCCTGTTATTGATGTAGGGGACATCTATGTGACTCGAGATTTTACCGATGTAAGAGATGTTGTAGATGCTTATTTACTTCTTCTTGAAAAAGGAGAAAATAGTGAAGTCTACAATGTATGTACGGGTGTTGAGCATTCTTTAGAGTGCATTTTAAAAGAACTTCTTAAGATTGCGCAAGTAGATGCTTCTATAGGTACTTCTAAGAACTTAATGCGTCCTTCTGAGCAAAGGCGAATGCGTGGAAGCTTTCAAAAATTAAAAGATCATACGGGCTGGAGCCCTAAAATACCCTTTCATAAGACACTGCAAGATATTTTAAATGGTTGGGAGAAAACATTATGCCAAAAAGAGCATTGA
- the gmd gene encoding GDP-mannose 4,6-dehydratase codes for MPKRALITGITGQDGAYLARFLLQKGYSVHGLQRRASTLNTTRIDSILTEYQESCLFHLHEGDLSDGPALNQIIKSVEPDEIYNLGAQSHVATSFELPEYTANVSGLGTLRLLEACRLLGLEKKTRFYQASTSELFGKVQEVPQRETTPFYPRSPYAIAKLFAYWTTINYRESYGMYACNGILFNHESPFRGDNFVTRKITRGLSRVLHGIQKCLYMGNLDAKRDWGHAKDYVEMQWMMLQQDKAEDFVIATGVQHSVRKFIELALAEVGIELDFDGTGVSEVGIVRKVPKEYSVHVKEGAVIVAVDSKHFRPAEVDTLLGDASFAYQKLGWKPKISFEELVKEMMHHDMKLASLHKIDFNFLHQMPENIVEGVKKMFAPQVYEKLELPS; via the coding sequence ATGCCAAAAAGAGCATTGATTACAGGAATTACGGGTCAAGATGGAGCCTACCTTGCAAGATTTTTGCTTCAAAAGGGTTATAGCGTTCATGGCCTTCAAAGAAGAGCATCTACTCTCAATACAACACGTATTGACTCGATACTTACAGAATATCAAGAAAGTTGCTTGTTTCATCTTCATGAGGGGGATTTATCGGATGGGCCTGCTTTAAATCAGATTATAAAAAGTGTTGAGCCAGATGAAATTTATAATTTAGGCGCTCAAAGCCATGTGGCAACATCTTTTGAATTGCCAGAATATACAGCAAATGTAAGTGGGCTTGGGACACTTCGTCTTTTGGAGGCATGTCGTCTTTTAGGCCTTGAGAAAAAAACGCGTTTTTATCAGGCATCTACTTCAGAATTGTTTGGAAAGGTTCAGGAAGTTCCGCAGAGAGAGACAACGCCTTTTTATCCAAGATCTCCCTATGCTATTGCTAAACTTTTTGCGTATTGGACAACGATTAATTATAGAGAGTCGTATGGAATGTATGCCTGTAATGGAATTTTGTTTAATCATGAGTCACCCTTTCGTGGAGATAATTTTGTAACAAGAAAGATTACAAGGGGGCTTTCTCGTGTCTTACATGGAATACAAAAATGTCTTTATATGGGAAATTTGGATGCTAAGAGAGATTGGGGGCATGCAAAAGATTATGTTGAAATGCAGTGGATGATGTTACAGCAAGATAAGGCTGAGGATTTTGTTATAGCAACAGGTGTGCAGCACTCGGTAAGAAAATTTATAGAGCTTGCACTTGCAGAAGTAGGTATAGAGCTTGATTTTGATGGTACAGGTGTATCTGAGGTGGGTATTGTACGTAAAGTTCCCAAGGAATATAGTGTTCATGTAAAAGAGGGCGCTGTAATTGTTGCAGTAGATAGTAAACACTTTAGACCAGCAGAAGTAGACACCCTTTTGGGCGATGCAAGCTTTGCCTACCAAAAGCTTGGATGGAAGCCTAAAATATCCTTTGAGGAGTTAGTAAAAGAGATGATGCATCACGATATGAAGTTAGCAAGTTTGCATAAAATAGACTTTAATTTTTTACATCAGATGCCAGAAAACATAGTTGAAGGGGTTAAAAAAATGTTTGCGCCTCAAGTTTATGAGAAATTAGAGTTACCTTCCTAA
- a CDS encoding glycosyltransferase family 2 protein, translating to MTVLSVVLANYNHAHFLPEALDAILSQSVDSMEVLILDDASTDNSIEVIKEYQKRFPQIRLIAREKNGGPIIAANQGIGESKGKYIATCSADDKVLPGFFKECIEMLERFPKAALCTTNFCCFTEGETKKFAERGLIHVKQPCFLEPQDIIKAIKKYDFWIPGNGSIFRKSSLLEAGLLRQDLKALCDWFLNTTVAIRHGICYIPRPLASFRIVKNSYSSKSPQALLYDALFNILEEPQLQDMKKAFFASGMVFQLDKAIFSYIRNKQGLKKYYPRIVIQKLIRKLFRNRYKRMLQEVV from the coding sequence ATGACGGTGCTTTCAGTTGTTTTAGCTAATTATAATCATGCGCACTTTCTTCCAGAAGCTTTGGATGCTATTTTGAGTCAATCAGTTGACTCTATGGAAGTTTTGATTTTGGATGATGCTTCTACGGATAATAGTATTGAGGTAATTAAGGAGTATCAAAAGCGGTTTCCTCAAATTCGCTTAATTGCTCGCGAAAAAAACGGAGGGCCTATTATTGCAGCAAATCAAGGGATAGGGGAGTCAAAAGGAAAATACATAGCTACTTGTTCTGCTGATGATAAAGTGCTACCTGGGTTTTTTAAAGAGTGCATTGAGATGTTAGAGCGATTTCCGAAAGCTGCTCTTTGCACAACAAATTTTTGCTGCTTTACGGAAGGGGAGACAAAAAAATTTGCAGAAAGAGGACTTATTCATGTTAAGCAACCCTGTTTTCTTGAGCCCCAAGATATCATTAAGGCAATTAAAAAATATGACTTCTGGATTCCTGGAAATGGATCTATTTTTAGAAAGTCTTCTCTTCTTGAAGCAGGTCTTTTAAGGCAGGATTTAAAGGCATTATGTGATTGGTTTTTAAACACTACAGTAGCTATTCGCCACGGCATATGTTACATTCCTCGTCCGCTTGCCTCATTTAGAATCGTTAAAAATAGTTATTCTTCAAAAAGTCCTCAAGCACTGTTGTATGATGCTTTATTTAATATTCTAGAAGAGCCTCAATTGCAAGATATGAAAAAGGCTTTTTTTGCTTCCGGTATGGTATTTCAACTGGATAAGGCAATTTTTTCCTACATACGCAATAAGCAAGGGCTAAAAAAATATTATCCAAGAATTGTGATTCAGAAGTTGATAAGAAAATTGTTTAGAAATAGATATAAAAGAATGCTTCAAGAGGTAGTTTAA
- a CDS encoding NAD-dependent epimerase/dehydratase family protein — MNILVTGARGFLGNFLCSVLESQGHTLVKVHSQNCDLTNKFSLRQFDDTCFDQIYHLAAWTQAGDFCLHHPAEQWLINQKINTNVLDWWLLKQQNAKMICMGTSCVYDPELPLEEEYYLKGQPIDSLFTYAMTKKMLLCGLQALNKQFGLNYLYLVPSTLYGPGYHTDGRQMHFIFDLIRKILRGLFYNEPVVLWGDGNQKRELVHINDFVKTLIALVDMETNHVINIGAGIEHSIAEFAREICEQVGYSFSSIQFDISKYVGAKSKVLSIKKLKQIVPEYQTLSLKEGLKETIAWFLQNREVLIPIKSN; from the coding sequence ATGAATATTTTAGTTACGGGTGCAAGGGGTTTTTTAGGTAACTTTCTCTGCTCGGTGTTAGAGTCGCAAGGACATACACTTGTTAAAGTGCATTCTCAGAATTGCGATTTAACAAACAAATTTTCTTTGAGGCAATTTGATGATACTTGTTTTGATCAGATCTACCACTTAGCTGCATGGACGCAAGCGGGTGACTTTTGCTTACACCATCCTGCGGAGCAATGGTTGATTAATCAGAAAATTAACACAAACGTTTTAGATTGGTGGTTACTTAAACAACAAAATGCCAAAATGATTTGTATGGGAACAAGCTGCGTATACGACCCAGAACTGCCTTTAGAGGAAGAATATTATTTGAAGGGGCAGCCTATAGATAGTTTGTTCACATATGCTATGACAAAAAAGATGCTTCTTTGTGGTCTTCAAGCCTTAAATAAACAATTTGGTTTGAATTATCTCTATCTTGTTCCTTCTACACTTTATGGTCCTGGCTATCATACAGATGGAAGGCAAATGCATTTTATCTTTGACCTTATTAGAAAAATACTAAGAGGCCTGTTTTACAATGAACCTGTGGTCCTTTGGGGAGATGGGAATCAAAAAAGAGAACTTGTTCACATCAATGATTTTGTAAAAACACTTATAGCTCTTGTTGACATGGAAACCAATCATGTAATCAATATAGGTGCTGGCATTGAGCATTCTATAGCAGAATTTGCAAGAGAAATTTGTGAGCAGGTTGGTTACTCTTTTTCTTCTATTCAATTTGATATAAGTAAATATGTAGGAGCAAAATCAAAAGTATTATCTATTAAAAAACTAAAGCAGATTGTTCCTGAATACCAAACACTTTCTTTAAAAGAGGGCTTAAAAGAGACGATCGCTTGGTTTTTACAAAATAGAGAAGTTCTTATACCCATTAAGAGTAATTGA
- a CDS encoding glycosyltransferase family 4 protein, translated as MRVAIVHDWLKTYAGSERVLEQMLLVYPEADLFSVVDFVPKNERAFIQNKQVTTTFIQKLPFAKNKFRLFLPLMPLAIEQLDVSCYDLVISSSHAVAKGVITGPGQLHICMCYSPIRYAWDLQHQYLHETGLNHGMKGAIAKYLLHRMRLWDVRTAHGVDHFIAISQFIAKRIRKVYGRDSTVIYPPVDISGFSFEDQKQEFYLTASRMVPYKKIDLIVDAFSKMPEKKLVVIGDGPDYNKIRKKVSNNITLLGFQPFNVLKDYMQRAKAFVFAAKEDFGIAPLEAQACGTPVIGLGSGGLLETIKGSSHDEPTGCFFMEQTEESIIEAVEYFERLQKKIDLQECRSNAARFSSERFRQEFRAFIDSKV; from the coding sequence ATGCGCGTTGCAATTGTTCATGACTGGCTTAAGACCTATGCGGGATCAGAGCGTGTTTTGGAGCAGATGCTCTTAGTCTATCCAGAAGCAGATCTTTTTAGTGTAGTTGATTTTGTTCCAAAGAATGAAAGAGCTTTTATTCAAAATAAACAAGTGACAACAACATTTATACAAAAACTTCCTTTTGCAAAAAATAAGTTTCGCTTATTTTTGCCTCTCATGCCCCTTGCAATTGAGCAGCTTGATGTAAGTTGTTATGATTTGGTCATTTCAAGTAGTCACGCAGTTGCAAAGGGGGTAATTACAGGTCCTGGTCAGTTGCATATATGCATGTGTTATTCTCCTATTCGTTATGCATGGGATCTACAGCACCAATACTTGCACGAAACAGGTTTAAACCATGGAATGAAGGGAGCTATTGCAAAATACCTGTTGCATAGGATGCGCCTTTGGGATGTTAGGACTGCACATGGGGTAGATCATTTCATTGCAATTTCTCAATTTATTGCAAAGCGCATTCGAAAGGTATATGGAAGAGATTCTACAGTTATCTATCCACCTGTTGACATCTCTGGTTTTTCCTTTGAAGATCAAAAGCAAGAGTTTTATCTAACGGCATCTAGGATGGTTCCTTATAAAAAAATAGACCTCATCGTAGATGCTTTTTCAAAGATGCCAGAAAAAAAGCTAGTTGTTATTGGAGATGGTCCTGATTATAACAAGATACGAAAAAAAGTGAGCAATAATATTACTTTACTTGGTTTTCAACCTTTTAATGTGTTAAAAGATTACATGCAAAGGGCAAAAGCTTTTGTATTTGCAGCAAAAGAAGATTTTGGTATAGCTCCCCTAGAAGCGCAAGCTTGTGGTACCCCTGTGATTGGCTTGGGATCTGGTGGGCTTTTGGAGACAATAAAGGGTTCATCTCACGATGAGCCTACAGGTTGTTTTTTTATGGAACAAACAGAAGAATCTATTATTGAAGCTGTAGAGTATTTTGAGCGTTTGCAAAAGAAGATTGATTTGCAAGAGTGTCGCAGCAATGCAGCAAGATTCTCTTCAGAGAGGTTTAGACAGGAGTTTCGAGCATTTATTGATAGCAAGGTTTAG
- a CDS encoding glycosyltransferase family 9 protein has product MNRKNYLVRYPGIKYILWMIDSFLSLRKPLFRGVILPPKRILLSNLAHLGDIVNATAVLPVLKQAFPGVKIGFVVGSSSKDLIENHPMIDHIHVVDHWKFNRSNISFFAKIKQYYRSKNMALKEIQKQRYDVAMDLYFYLGNAIPLLKKANIPVRIGFTSGGFGPLLTHPVDWKFEKGQVIEYYNELLSLLPISQSNLLALRPTLSFKDEVLYHRLRKRFNLEKKYIVFHPGAGAQFKEWPLSNWRKLLEECVAKGYAVVITGQGKREKEIAVKLVQDVPNVITCVSLLTLKEFVVLLQKADLLVGVDSAAGHIASAVGTQSLLIYPGINRINEWAPITGAHVLQKPVLCAPCFKRKGCKSMECVQGVLVEDVLLQIVQRVIK; this is encoded by the coding sequence ATGAACAGAAAAAACTATTTAGTACGCTATCCTGGAATTAAATACATCCTTTGGATGATAGACTCTTTTCTGTCTTTGAGAAAGCCCCTCTTTAGGGGTGTCATTTTGCCTCCTAAGCGTATTTTGCTTAGCAATCTTGCTCATTTGGGTGATATTGTGAATGCAACGGCTGTATTGCCTGTGTTAAAGCAAGCATTTCCTGGAGTGAAAATTGGCTTTGTTGTGGGTAGCTCATCAAAGGATCTTATAGAAAATCACCCCATGATTGATCATATTCATGTAGTGGATCATTGGAAATTTAATCGTTCTAATATTTCTTTTTTTGCAAAAATAAAGCAGTATTATAGAAGCAAAAATATGGCCCTAAAAGAAATTCAAAAGCAGCGCTACGATGTAGCAATGGACCTTTATTTCTACCTTGGAAATGCAATACCTTTATTGAAAAAAGCTAATATTCCTGTTCGTATTGGCTTTACAAGCGGAGGATTTGGCCCATTATTGACCCACCCAGTTGATTGGAAGTTTGAAAAAGGGCAAGTTATTGAGTATTATAACGAATTACTTAGTCTGTTGCCTATTTCTCAAAGTAATTTACTTGCATTGAGGCCAACGCTTTCATTCAAGGATGAAGTTCTTTACCATCGTCTGAGAAAACGCTTTAACTTAGAAAAAAAATATATCGTTTTTCATCCAGGGGCAGGGGCGCAATTTAAAGAGTGGCCACTTTCTAATTGGAGAAAATTGTTAGAAGAGTGCGTTGCGAAAGGATATGCAGTTGTGATTACAGGACAGGGAAAAAGAGAGAAAGAAATTGCTGTAAAACTTGTTCAAGATGTACCAAATGTCATAACTTGCGTAAGTCTGCTTACATTGAAGGAGTTTGTTGTACTTTTGCAAAAAGCAGATCTGTTAGTAGGTGTTGACTCTGCCGCTGGCCACATAGCTTCAGCTGTTGGAACGCAATCACTGCTCATTTATCCAGGTATAAACCGTATAAATGAATGGGCGCCTATTACTGGAGCACATGTTTTGCAAAAGCCTGTGCTTTGCGCTCCTTGTTTTAAAAGAAAAGGATGCAAAAGTATGGAGTGTGTACAAGGTGTTTTGGTTGAAGATGTTTTATTGCAAATAGTTCAGAGGGTAATTAAGTGA